A part of bacterium HR17 genomic DNA contains:
- the cshA gene encoding DEAD-box ATP-dependent RNA helicase CshA: MPAPYSPFQVAKKLADEYRHLLRTVFRPARQELRDAFDAALNEEGFLVRDIYLQVLPAYERTEPIEGLSQEVRQWFGQIAERPYRHQAEAASRILQGQPVILATGTGSGKTEAFLMPIVDWCFRHRGKTGVKAILIYPMNALVNNQRDRLRRLLAGTGISFGRYTGETELSGERPSDAPDEERCVRSEFWQNPPDLLLTNYQMLDYMLIRDDGRRIFKNHQVRFIVLDEVHNYHGKLGTDIAFLMRRLRAFLKKMNPNAPEPIFIGTSATLQSGMGEDPRQAIAEFFTKLTGQKTEKDAVILDTPVVPPPMPPDLTMPALPEISEQELDAFDPKSEESVKRLAAKLVSDVVADGADAGSLYARTPLAYRLLEWLQKPIAFGELVNRWAKERGIEPNEQVQREVEAALLVGSALPDEHPLKLRLRTHRLLRGLLPFWRCLNCGKLLRHGERDCPNCGSKALPLVLCRTCGWDFYACYKPDEDKKRLHPWVQPTSTDQTIFLYEPPKESLEVDAEEETTDEGSEETTTQQHYSTLRLCPKCLAIVKDGVCPSGCSAPLREFAAYERRGTICPICRSRYGNRDVLTKVNMGVSRAVKEVARALIQYLPEEQQKVLIFCDSRQDAAHQAWFIKNTEKRLSVRRAIYHCLKDEEEPHDWEWLKGKVLEWLVRNGIVTEELRTRDARERALKRVEGALLTEFAIQPNVRQSLERLGLVRVRYAGLEEVLRRDNFEQLCREHNLPTEKVRQAIPHLLDLMRTKGALAHPAIQRAFNAGSQVAVEYDLLSSGGRWFPKAFTRPGQSMPSREQQNQGHYQLLRAEMLLALCQRFLGSRPTLQSLQALLEFLEQTGHLIWANIGNNGQGYQVALDLLEFEVARSWVRCDTCGRVVANEPAGTPCPRVSYQKACQGKLREWDGPFAESNVWALQIAHPNLPPINAGEHTAAVTDEERQRIEQAFQKQPPEVNAIACTPTLELGIDIGDLEAVALRNIPPNPAHYAQRAGRTGRQTRMGVVAGFSRARPHDGYFFDHPDEIIFGAIYPPRFYADNRIALACHVRSIVFEEAQLPIPPNLEPYISDEGHINATEVEKLVNGIQKALETGKRRALEVFGDFEWVNEQWVDEVIRDFPEKVRQVIELRAKAIEEAVKNMRFYANKVQQTQQERQLEQGYRELANRLRTDRDYAYLPRVLAEAGLLPGYAFPPQPGSLHLGLQPEPIFTSRLQAQWEYAPGQVVYARGGKWEVKGIALNQPGGITERGILKFEFTLCPSCGLANPKSNNNCLRCGAELTERSKIAWDVGAFRAELTTAQPEEEEDRSMRAFDFAAHPQRDGEVVTYHLGDGCYLEMRRQESIFWLNLGRIETNPDGTVKEVRSFWICEKCGESVEPPAEGSQKAKKGRKQKAQRRHSQTCDGEPIEIALGHQTKADTLRLIVPGVELLGAEGVRWAWSLVYAIVQGAALAFQLDEEDIDGFVLVKRDEQGEQVLEIFWVDTVVGGSGVLQDLAENFPKVAKFALKHLEGHDCAGSCYRCLRTYRNQKVHHLLDWQLIVDWLKVAAQAEVVQVGRQVPPMQGPEWEEARREGCQSPAELRLLKAIRSAGLPEPEKQYQVVDEQGQLITAADFAYPEHRLLIYVDGLAFHSSLPQRLHDARINRWLQRQNYRVLRFLGTEVYRYAKHCVEEIQKFFRSD, encoded by the coding sequence ATGCCTGCACCTTACTCGCCTTTTCAGGTTGCGAAGAAGTTGGCGGATGAGTATCGCCACCTGCTGCGGACCGTCTTCCGCCCCGCAAGGCAAGAACTGAGGGACGCTTTCGATGCAGCGTTGAACGAGGAAGGTTTTTTGGTGCGAGACATTTACCTTCAGGTTCTGCCTGCTTACGAACGGACGGAACCCATCGAAGGGTTGTCGCAAGAAGTTCGCCAATGGTTTGGGCAGATCGCTGAACGCCCCTACCGGCATCAGGCTGAGGCAGCGAGCAGAATACTTCAAGGTCAACCCGTCATCTTGGCGACAGGGACAGGTTCTGGGAAAACAGAAGCCTTCTTAATGCCCATCGTGGACTGGTGCTTTCGCCATCGCGGCAAAACAGGAGTGAAAGCAATTTTGATTTACCCGATGAACGCTTTGGTCAACAACCAACGCGACCGCTTGCGCCGATTGCTGGCGGGCACAGGCATTTCTTTTGGGCGCTACACGGGCGAAACAGAACTTAGCGGTGAGCGCCCCAGCGATGCTCCCGATGAGGAGCGATGCGTTCGCAGCGAGTTCTGGCAAAACCCGCCTGACCTTCTGCTGACCAACTACCAAATGTTGGACTACATGCTCATCCGCGACGATGGGCGCCGTATCTTCAAAAACCACCAAGTTCGTTTCATCGTTTTGGACGAGGTGCACAACTATCACGGCAAGTTGGGAACGGATATCGCCTTTTTGATGCGAAGGTTGAGGGCTTTTTTGAAGAAGATGAACCCCAATGCACCAGAGCCAATTTTCATTGGGACTTCAGCGACGCTGCAAAGCGGCATGGGTGAAGACCCAAGACAAGCCATCGCTGAATTTTTCACGAAACTGACAGGGCAAAAAACAGAGAAGGACGCTGTGATTTTGGACACTCCTGTTGTCCCGCCCCCGATGCCACCTGATTTGACAATGCCCGCCTTGCCGGAAATCAGCGAGCAAGAGTTAGACGCCTTTGACCCAAAGAGTGAGGAAAGTGTCAAGCGATTGGCTGCTAAACTGGTCAGCGATGTCGTTGCTGATGGTGCTGATGCAGGTAGCCTGTATGCCCGCACACCCCTTGCCTATAGGCTTTTGGAATGGTTGCAAAAGCCTATAGCGTTCGGTGAATTGGTGAACAGATGGGCGAAAGAGCGAGGGATTGAACCTAACGAACAGGTTCAGAGGGAAGTGGAAGCGGCATTATTGGTTGGAAGCGCTTTGCCTGACGAACATCCTCTCAAATTGCGCCTGCGAACCCATCGGCTTTTGCGAGGCTTGTTGCCTTTCTGGCGCTGCTTGAACTGCGGCAAGTTGCTCAGACACGGCGAAAGGGATTGTCCCAACTGTGGTTCAAAAGCGTTGCCCTTGGTGCTGTGTCGCACTTGCGGTTGGGACTTTTACGCTTGCTACAAACCTGATGAAGACAAGAAGCGATTGCATCCATGGGTTCAGCCAACTTCAACAGATCAAACGATTTTCCTTTACGAGCCGCCAAAGGAAAGTTTGGAAGTGGATGCGGAAGAGGAAACCACAGATGAGGGATCTGAGGAAACGACGACGCAACAACATTACTCTACACTGCGCCTTTGCCCCAAGTGTTTAGCAATTGTCAAGGATGGAGTTTGCCCGTCAGGGTGCAGTGCACCGCTTCGTGAGTTCGCTGCCTACGAGAGGCGCGGAACGATTTGCCCTATTTGCCGAAGCCGATATGGTAACCGAGATGTCTTGACAAAGGTGAACATGGGGGTTTCACGGGCGGTGAAGGAGGTGGCGAGGGCGCTTATTCAGTATTTGCCCGAAGAGCAGCAAAAGGTGCTGATTTTCTGCGATAGCCGACAAGATGCTGCCCATCAAGCGTGGTTCATCAAAAACACCGAGAAGCGCCTTTCGGTTCGCCGAGCCATTTACCATTGCCTCAAGGACGAAGAGGAGCCGCACGATTGGGAGTGGCTTAAAGGCAAAGTGTTGGAGTGGTTGGTGCGTAACGGAATAGTAACAGAAGAACTGAGAACAAGGGACGCTCGCGAAAGGGCACTCAAGAGAGTTGAAGGCGCTCTGTTGACAGAATTTGCCATCCAGCCCAATGTCCGCCAGAGTCTGGAGAGGCTCGGTTTAGTGAGGGTTCGCTATGCAGGCTTGGAAGAGGTGTTGCGGCGGGACAATTTTGAACAACTTTGTCGAGAGCACAACTTGCCAACGGAAAAAGTCCGTCAAGCCATCCCCCATCTTCTGGACTTGATGCGGACGAAAGGGGCGTTGGCTCATCCAGCCATCCAACGGGCTTTCAATGCAGGTTCGCAAGTTGCCGTTGAATATGACTTGCTGTCAAGCGGTGGACGGTGGTTTCCTAAAGCCTTTACCCGACCAGGGCAATCGATGCCTTCACGGGAGCAGCAAAACCAAGGTCATTACCAACTGCTTCGTGCTGAAATGTTATTGGCACTCTGTCAACGCTTTCTCGGTTCAAGACCGACATTACAATCGCTACAGGCTCTATTGGAATTCCTGGAGCAGACAGGTCACCTCATATGGGCAAATATTGGGAACAATGGGCAAGGCTATCAAGTGGCGCTTGATTTGTTGGAGTTTGAAGTTGCCCGAAGTTGGGTTCGCTGCGACACTTGCGGGCGAGTTGTTGCAAATGAACCTGCTGGAACACCTTGTCCCCGAGTGAGTTACCAAAAAGCATGTCAAGGGAAACTGAGGGAATGGGATGGACCATTTGCTGAAAGTAATGTTTGGGCATTGCAAATCGCTCATCCCAATTTGCCACCTATAAATGCTGGAGAACACACTGCCGCCGTCACCGATGAGGAGCGGCAGCGGATTGAGCAAGCCTTTCAGAAACAACCACCTGAAGTAAACGCCATCGCTTGCACACCGACTTTGGAGTTGGGCATTGACATTGGAGATTTGGAAGCCGTTGCGCTCCGCAATATTCCTCCCAATCCTGCCCATTACGCTCAGCGGGCTGGGCGGACAGGGAGGCAAACGAGGATGGGCGTTGTTGCTGGCTTTTCTCGTGCCCGCCCTCACGATGGCTACTTCTTTGACCATCCCGACGAAATTATCTTTGGCGCCATCTATCCACCTCGCTTCTACGCTGACAACCGCATCGCCTTAGCATGCCATGTAAGGTCAATCGTTTTTGAAGAGGCTCAACTTCCCATCCCTCCCAACCTCGAACCATACATCAGCGATGAAGGGCATATCAATGCGACAGAAGTTGAGAAGTTGGTTAATGGCATCCAAAAGGCATTGGAAACAGGCAAGCGAAGGGCGTTGGAAGTTTTCGGTGATTTTGAATGGGTCAACGAGCAGTGGGTTGATGAAGTTATCCGCGATTTCCCCGAAAAGGTGCGACAAGTGATTGAATTGCGGGCGAAAGCAATTGAAGAGGCGGTTAAGAACATGCGCTTTTACGCAAACAAGGTGCAACAAACTCAGCAAGAACGGCAACTTGAGCAAGGTTACCGTGAACTGGCGAACCGTTTGCGCACCGACCGTGATTATGCTTATCTGCCCCGAGTGCTTGCAGAGGCGGGGCTGTTGCCGGGTTACGCTTTCCCGCCACAACCTGGTTCACTGCACTTGGGCTTGCAGCCAGAGCCGATTTTTACCAGCCGATTGCAGGCTCAGTGGGAATATGCACCTGGGCAAGTTGTTTACGCACGAGGTGGAAAGTGGGAAGTTAAAGGCATCGCTTTGAACCAGCCGGGTGGAATCACTGAGCGAGGTATCTTGAAGTTTGAATTCACCTTATGCCCAAGTTGTGGGTTAGCAAATCCAAAAAGCAATAACAACTGTTTGCGCTGTGGTGCTGAGTTAACGGAAAGGTCGAAAATCGCTTGGGATGTAGGTGCTTTTCGGGCGGAACTGACAACGGCGCAACCCGAAGAAGAGGAAGATAGGTCAATGCGCGCTTTTGATTTCGCCGCTCACCCACAGCGGGACGGTGAAGTAGTCACTTACCATTTAGGTGACGGATGTTACTTAGAAATGCGCCGGCAGGAAAGCATCTTTTGGTTGAACTTGGGAAGGATTGAGACAAACCCTGACGGGACAGTCAAGGAAGTGCGTTCGTTCTGGATCTGCGAGAAGTGCGGTGAATCGGTTGAACCACCTGCAGAGGGTTCGCAAAAGGCGAAAAAGGGGCGAAAGCAAAAAGCACAACGACGCCATAGCCAAACTTGTGACGGTGAACCTATCGAAATTGCGTTAGGGCATCAAACGAAGGCAGATACCCTTCGACTTATCGTCCCCGGCGTTGAGTTGCTTGGTGCTGAAGGAGTTCGGTGGGCTTGGAGTCTGGTTTACGCCATCGTGCAAGGTGCAGCCTTAGCGTTCCAGTTGGACGAGGAAGACATCGACGGGTTTGTGTTAGTGAAACGGGATGAACAGGGCGAGCAGGTGCTGGAAATTTTCTGGGTCGACACAGTTGTTGGGGGTTCAGGCGTTTTGCAGGATTTAGCCGAGAATTTCCCCAAAGTGGCGAAGTTTGCCTTAAAGCATTTGGAGGGTCATGATTGTGCTGGCTCTTGCTACCGATGCTTGCGAACTTACCGCAACCAAAAAGTTCACCATTTATTGGATTGGCAGTTAATAGTGGATTGGTTAAAGGTTGCTGCCCAAGCAGAAGTTGTCCAGGTAGGTAGACAAGTGCCACCAATGCAGGGACCAGAATGGGAAGAGGCTCGTCGGGAAGGTTGCCAATCACCTGCCGAGTTAAGACTCCTCAAAGCCATCCGCTCAGCTGGATTGCCTGAACCTGAAAAGCAATATCAGGTTGTAGACGAACAAGGGCAACTCATTACTGCTGCAGACTTCGCTTACCCAGAACATCGCCTGCTTATTTATGTGGACGGTTTAGCCTTCCATTCCTCACTCCCACAAAGGCTTCATGACGCTCGTATCAATCGCTGGCTACAGAGGCAAAATTATCGTGTTCTTCGCTTTTTGGGGACAGAAGTTTATCGCTATGCGAAGCATTGCGTTGAGGAGATACAAAAGTTCTTTAGATCGGATTAA